The Urbifossiella limnaea nucleotide sequence GGCAGGACTGGGGGACGGTGGGACGAAGTGACTGTGGGGCCGAGCCGCGAAAAGAGAACGCCCGGGGGTCGGCCCCGGGCGTTCCACACTTCTCGTCACTACGTCACTTGGTCAGCGGATCCCAACCTCTCCCATCAAGCCGCGAGGCGGAGCTTCACCGGCGACGTGGAGGGGACCTTGAGGGTCGACTTGGAGACCCAGCGGCCGGCGTCCGGGGCGCCGCTCCACTGCTCCATGCGGATGCTGGTCGCCTCTTCCCACTCCTCCTCGGTCACCGCCGACAGGTACGCCTCGACGTACTCCTGGCGGATCTGCGTGCTGGAGCGGCCGACGAACAGCAGCGCCTCGGAGCCGTCTTCGAACACGGCCACCGCGCGCCAGCCCTGCGCCTTCGACTCGGTCTGAATAAGCACTGGTGCGACCCTCCCTGGTCGTGAAGATGGGAACCCGCCCGCGTCCCTGGGCGACACGCCTAGCTTCTCCTCCCGCGGCCGGTTCGTCAAGAAAAAACCGGCCGCGGCGGCGCACTTTGACTCAAGTTCCCACCAGGAAAGGACGATGCGCGGCGAGAAAAACGAAGAAAGCCCACCCGGTGCACCGGGTGGGCTTCAGGGTGGTCGTTTCAGTACCGGTCGCCGCCGTAGCCGCCGGAGTAGCCGCCGCCACCGCCGGCTCCGCCGCCGCCCCCACCGCCGTAGCCCCCACCACCGCCGCCGTAGCCGCCGCGGCCCCCACCACCGCCGCGCGGGGGGCGGCCACCGCCACCGCCGCCGCCGCCGCCGTACCCACCGCCGCCGCCGCCGCCCTCACGGGGCTTGGCGATGTTGACCGTCAGGGGCCGGCCGTTCATCTGCTGGTTATTGAGCGCCTCGATGGCGGCGTTGGCCTCCGCCTCGCTGGGCATCTCGACGAAACCGAAGCCGCGGCTGCGACCCGTCTCCCGGTCGGTCACGACCTGGGCCCGGTTGACCGCGCCGTACTGCTGGAACATTGCGAACAGTTCGTCAGTCGTCGTCGACCAGGGCAGGTTGCCCACGTAAATGTTCGTCGCCATGCGAGGGGCCAACCACATGACCAGTGCCGTGTGCCGAGATGACCCCAGGCCCCGTTCGACGACCGAAACAGGAACCGCCTGCAAGTACCGGGCACGCCGCCCCGCCCCACGCTGACGTGGGTACGGTGCTTGCACTATAAGTGGTGTCAACCCCACTGCAAGAGTTTTCCCGGATTCCAGGGAAAAAGTTTGCCGCCCCGCGGGGGGCAGGAATTGAAGGGGATTTGGGGTATTTGAGGCGCCGCTCGCGCGGACCACGATTGTGGTCCGCCGCGAGCAGGGGGCCGGCTCAGTCCACGACCGCCAGCACGTCGTCCTCGGTCATGACGAGGTACTCCTTGCCGTCGACGGTGACCTCGTTGCCGGCGTAGCTGGAGAACAGCACGCGGTCGCCGGTCTTCACCTGGAACGCGCCGCGCTTGCCGTCGTCGAGCAGCTTGCCGTCGCCGAGGGAGATCACCTTCCCCTGCTTCGGCTTCTCCTTGGCCGTGTCCGGCAGGATGATGCCGCCGGCCGTCTTGTCCTCGGCCTCGAGGCGCTCGACCACAATCTTGTCGTTCAGCGGGACGATCTTCATCGGCGACTTCTCCTGGATCAACCGGCCTTCGGGGGAGCGGTGGGGGCCGTCGGCCCGCCCGCGGTTGGGGTCGTTGTCGGGTGCGGCCCGTACACCTGGGCGATGGCCCGCGCCAGCGTGTGGACCACCACGTTCGCCTTCACCGGCTTCGGGATCACGCTGTACACCTGCGCCGAGAACGCCTGCCGCATCAACTCGGTCGTGGCGTCGGCGGTCATCAGCACGGCCGGCAGCACGCGGTCGAGCGTCTGCCGCAACAGGGTCAGCGCCTCCAGCCCGGTCAGGCGGGGCATGTGCATGTCGAACAGCACCAGGTGAACCAGCTGCACCTGGACGATCTCGACCGCCTCGCCGCCGTCGGCCGCCAGCACGGGGTTGAAGCCCTGCGCCCGGAGCACGTCGGCGAGCGCCTCGCGCGTGCCGCGGTCGTCGTCGGCGACGACCACGGTGAACGGGGCGGCGGGAGTCGGGTTCGCTCGGGTTTCGGTGACCATAACTGTTCACCTACCGGGGCGGTCGCACCGCCTCGGGTTCCGCCGGCCGGTGTCCGAACCCCCTCGCGGAAGGTCTGCTCGGCCGGCTCGACAAGCAACCGCGGTGCCGAACCCCTGCGCCGGGCAGCGGTTCGGTTGTAAGACGCCGATTGTGCGACGGATGCGCTCCGCCGATCAACCCCATTTTACCCCGCCACCGCCGCCAAGGGGTAGCCAAAGCCTGCCAGCGGCGCCGGGAGCAGGAGGTGGGGCTGTCAGCGTGGCAGGGGGTCGGGCGGAAAGCCGGTCACCGATTGACCCGGTGGTTGGAGCGGGCTGGGGTCGTGAACCGCGGCGGGCGGGGGAGTCACCGGAACTTCGAGCACCCGGTCGGTCCGCGGGTGACGCTGTCTGGTCAGGAAGGCGACGACGCCAAACCGTACCAAGAGCGTGAGGTAGACGCGGCGATCACCGAGAGTGAGGGCGGCGAAGGGGAGGAGTCATGACAGATGTGGCGCGGTACGTGAAGATCGTCGAGTGGTCGGACGCCGACGGGGTGTTCGTCGGCCAGTGCCCTGGCGTGATCGGACCGTGCTGTCACGGCCCGGACGAGGCTGAGGTGTACCGAGAGCTTTGCCAGATCGTCGAGGACTGGCTCGCCCTGATCCGCCGCGATGGCCGGCCACTCCCGCCGCCGACCGCGGGGCGGAACGTGGCCGCCCTGCTAGCCTGATCGTCCGCGGGCTGCTCCAGTCCTCGGGATAATCAGCGCCGCGGGCGGTTGAGGCGTTCGACGTTGAAGTCGGCGTCCGTGAGGCCGGCGGGCGCCTTCACCTGCGTGTAGCAGTAGAACTCCAGCTCCTTCGGCGGGATCGAGCCCGACTCCACCAGCGTCATCAGCACCGGCAGCCCGAACGACGGGGAATCGGGCTTCGCGTCGAAGTACCAGCTGCGGACGCCGCCGCGCTCCGCGTCCGGCTCGGCACGCGGCCGCACCGTCTGCTCGACCAGTTCCAGCGGCAGGTCGCCGAACTCGGGCCGGCGGACGGGGCCGACGTACTTCAGGTCGGCGGGGCTCGCCTGCACCAGCCGCGCGAACAGGGCCACGGCGGTGCCGGGGCCGGCGTCGCGGATGCTGCGGCGGCTCTTGTTCTTCACCAGCGGGCTGTCCGGCGACAGCGACGGCGCCTTGAGCCCCGCCTTGTACAGCCGCGAGTCGCCCTCGCCGACGATGGCGTGAACCTTGTCCTCGTGGCGGCTCGGGTTGTACAGCACCTCGCGGCCGCGGCCGACCTCGCCGGTGTTCCGCATGTACACCGCGTACGGCTGGCTCCGCAGCTGGAGCAGCACTTCCTCCGTCTGTGCCGCCTCGCCGCGGACCACCTCGCGGCGCGTCAGCTTCGCCTCGAACGAGTCGATGCCCGCCCAGCGCTTCGTGGCGGTGTCGGCGAGCTTCGTCAACGCTCCCGGGTTCGCCTGTGGCGACGCGGGCTGCGGCGCCGGCTCGACGGCCGGCGGCTGCTGTGCGACGCTGACCGGTGACGGGCTGGCGGATCGTGGCGCCGGTTCGACGGCCGGCGGCCGGGGCGTGGCCGGGGGCGCGATTGTGGTCGTCATCGGTTCCGGGGGCCGCGGCGGCACCGGCGCCGCTTCGGCGCGGTCGGCCGGGGGCGGCGGGGGCGTCGGGTTGGCGACCGGCGCCGCGGGTTGCGGCGGGTTGACCGGCGGCAGCGCGGCGGGCGGCGTGGTGCCCTTCCGCGGCCGGTCGGCGAACGGGCCTTGTCCGCGGGAGCGGTAGCTGGCGCAGCCGACGGCGAGGGCAGCGAGCAGAACGAGGATCGACCCGCGGACCATGCCGTGCCTCCGTGCGGACGGCGGCACGATAGCCGACGGCGGCAAGCCGGGCAAGGTGGTTCGGCCCCTACGCCCCTACGTGCGGTTTGTATCGACCACCCAGCCGGCGTGGGTTGACCCGTTCCGCGGCATTCGCGGCCGGGCTGGCATTCGGCCCGGGAGTTGCGTTGGTTGGAATCCGCCCACCGCTCTGTGTGGTGCGGCTCACACTCACCGGGGACGTGCCATGCTTCGTTACGCCATCATTTTCTTTGTCATTGCGCTCGTGGCCGCAGTGTTCGGGTTCGGCGGCATCGCCGGCGAGGCGGCGTGGATCGGCAAGATTCTGCTGGTCGTGTTCCTGATCCTGGCCGTGGTGTCGATGATCTTCGGCCGCCGCGGCCCGTCCGCCGGGGTGTAGTGGTGGCCGTGCTGAAGGCGAACGGCGACAAGCACGCGCTGGGTCGGCTGCTGGCGGGGGTGCCGGCGAAGGTGGAGGAGCTGGCCCGTGGGCTGGAGGGGAACCCGCAGGAGCTGGCGGCTGGGCGAGGAGGTGGTGGCGTTCCACCGCTGAGCCGACGTTCGCCCCGCGGGCATTGTGTGCCTCGACCCCCCCCCGGGGGGTCGAGGCACGAATTGAGTCCATGCCACAAAAGATCGTTGGACCGACGTGCGGGCCACAACCCGCGTTCGTCCGCCGACTTGACTCGGAGCTCGTGGCCGGCGATGCTGACGGACTGAACGCCCGTTCCCGCCCTGGGAGCCGCCCGTGTCGCACCCCCCTGCCCCGCCGCCGCCGCGCCTCCTCGACCAGGTCCGCCACGCCTGCCGGCTGCGGCACTACTCGATCCGCACGGAGGACGCGTACCACGACTGGGCGAAGCGGTTCGTCCTCTTCCACGGCAAGCGGCACCCGCGCGAGATGGGGGCGGCCGAGGTGACGGCGTTCCTCACGCACCTGGCCGTGGACGGCGGCGTGAGCGCGAGCACGCAGAACCAGGCCTTCAGCGCGCTGCTGTTCCTCTACCAGGCGGTGCTGGGGGCGGACCCGGGCGTGATTTCCGGCGTGGTGCGGGC carries:
- a CDS encoding RNA recognition motif domain-containing protein, whose translation is MATNIYVGNLPWSTTTDELFAMFQQYGAVNRAQVVTDRETGRSRGFGFVEMPSEAEANAAIEALNNQQMNGRPLTVNIAKPREGGGGGGGYGGGGGGGGGRPPRGGGGGRGGYGGGGGGYGGGGGGGAGGGGGYSGGYGGDRY
- the groES gene encoding co-chaperone GroES; translation: MKIVPLNDKIVVERLEAEDKTAGGIILPDTAKEKPKQGKVISLGDGKLLDDGKRGAFQVKTGDRVLFSSYAGNEVTVDGKEYLVMTEDDVLAVVD
- a CDS encoding response regulator — its product is MVTETRANPTPAAPFTVVVADDDRGTREALADVLRAQGFNPVLAADGGEAVEIVQVQLVHLVLFDMHMPRLTGLEALTLLRQTLDRVLPAVLMTADATTELMRQAFSAQVYSVIPKPVKANVVVHTLARAIAQVYGPHPTTTPTAGGPTAPTAPPKAG
- a CDS encoding type II toxin-antitoxin system HicA family toxin, yielding MGLSAWQGVGRKAGHRLTRWLERAGVVNRGGRGSHRNFEHPVGPRVTLSGQEGDDAKPYQEREVDAAITESEGGEGEES
- a CDS encoding DUF1571 domain-containing protein; amino-acid sequence: MVRGSILVLLAALAVGCASYRSRGQGPFADRPRKGTTPPAALPPVNPPQPAAPVANPTPPPPPADRAEAAPVPPRPPEPMTTTIAPPATPRPPAVEPAPRSASPSPVSVAQQPPAVEPAPQPASPQANPGALTKLADTATKRWAGIDSFEAKLTRREVVRGEAAQTEEVLLQLRSQPYAVYMRNTGEVGRGREVLYNPSRHEDKVHAIVGEGDSRLYKAGLKAPSLSPDSPLVKNKSRRSIRDAGPGTAVALFARLVQASPADLKYVGPVRRPEFGDLPLELVEQTVRPRAEPDAERGGVRSWYFDAKPDSPSFGLPVLMTLVESGSIPPKELEFYCYTQVKAPAGLTDADFNVERLNRPRR
- a CDS encoding DUF1328 domain-containing protein translates to MLRYAIIFFVIALVAAVFGFGGIAGEAAWIGKILLVVFLILAVVSMIFGRRGPSAGV